Proteins encoded by one window of Candidatus Zixiibacteriota bacterium:
- the rpsO gene encoding 30S ribosomal protein S15, translated as MGIAQRDTQTTIEQFRLHPTDTGSPEVQVALLSQRIDYLTEHFKVHVKDHHSRRGLLKLVGQRRRLLDYLKRNDFSRYQSLIQRLGIRK; from the coding sequence ATGGGAATTGCTCAACGGGACACGCAGACGACGATCGAGCAGTTCAGACTTCACCCGACGGATACGGGCTCTCCGGAAGTGCAGGTCGCTTTGCTGAGTCAGCGTATCGATTACCTCACCGAGCACTTCAAGGTGCATGTCAAGGATCACCACTCCCGTCGCGGCCTTCTGAAGCTGGTAGGCCAGCGCAGGAGGCTGCTGGATTATCTCAAGAGAAACGATTTCTCGAGATACCAGAGTCTGATCCAGCGGCTCGGAATCAGGAAATAG
- a CDS encoding TIGR02281 family clan AA aspartic protease, whose translation MKRLGIALFLLGLAPAPWRAAGAEFYRWVDRNGVVHFTDNLHSIPKSQREGAARIPVRESPRAAEPEKPASPDKASIPFEKRGEVVIVEATLNRKTAARFVVDTGASYTFISAATAKALDLQVDPDARTVPFQTANGVIQAPLARLDSISVGGMEVENLTAAVHDALPGSTAAGLLGLNFLSRFRLDIDTEKGLLHLEKK comes from the coding sequence GTGAAACGGCTCGGAATCGCTCTTTTCCTCCTCGGGCTGGCTCCGGCGCCCTGGCGGGCCGCCGGAGCTGAGTTTTACCGCTGGGTGGACCGAAACGGGGTGGTTCATTTCACGGATAACCTGCACAGCATCCCGAAATCCCAGCGCGAGGGCGCGGCCCGCATCCCGGTACGCGAAAGCCCCAGGGCCGCCGAGCCGGAAAAGCCGGCTTCACCCGACAAGGCCTCGATCCCTTTCGAAAAGCGAGGCGAGGTGGTCATCGTCGAGGCGACCCTGAACCGGAAGACCGCCGCAAGGTTTGTGGTCGATACGGGCGCAAGCTACACCTTCATTTCGGCGGCTACCGCCAAGGCCCTCGATCTCCAGGTCGACCCCGACGCCCGCACGGTGCCCTTCCAGACGGCCAACGGCGTGATCCAGGCGCCGCTCGCCCGGCTCGACTCGATCTCGGTGGGGGGGATGGAGGTCGAAAACCTGACCGCGGCGGTCCACGACGCCCTGCCCGGTTCCACGGCGGCCGGGCTCCTCGGCCTCAACTTCCTCAGCCGTTTCCGGCTGGACATCGACACCGAGAAAGGACTCCTCCACC